A portion of the Nitratidesulfovibrio termitidis HI1 genome contains these proteins:
- a CDS encoding UDP-glucuronic acid decarboxylase family protein, with protein MQQGEFKELARKRILVTGGAGFIGSHLCRRLLDRGAEVLCVDNFFTGSRDHVQEMQDHPRFELLRHDITFPLYVEVDEIYNLACPASPIHYQFDPVQTTKTCVHGSINMLGLAKRVKARILQASTSEVYGDPETHPQTEDYWGRVNPIGPRSCYDEGKRCAETLFSDYHRQHGVPIRIARIFNTFGPRMHPNDGRVVSNFILQALQDKPITIYGDGSQTRSFCYVDDMVDGLTALMHAPDNADDAHLPVNLGNPEERTILNLAEIIIEFVNSRSTIDFRPLPQDDPRRRRPDIAQAKEKLGWEPKVSMEEGLRKTVEYFEGLLRSRREEGAEV; from the coding sequence ATGCAGCAAGGCGAATTCAAGGAACTGGCCCGCAAGCGCATCCTGGTCACCGGGGGCGCGGGTTTCATCGGCTCGCACCTGTGCCGCCGCCTGCTGGATCGGGGCGCGGAAGTGCTGTGCGTGGACAACTTCTTCACCGGCTCGCGCGACCATGTGCAGGAAATGCAGGACCACCCGCGCTTCGAGCTGCTGCGCCACGACATCACTTTTCCGCTCTACGTGGAAGTGGACGAAATCTACAATCTGGCCTGCCCGGCGTCGCCCATCCACTACCAGTTCGACCCGGTGCAGACGACCAAGACCTGCGTGCACGGCTCCATCAACATGCTGGGGTTGGCCAAGCGGGTCAAGGCGCGCATCCTGCAAGCCTCCACCAGCGAGGTCTACGGCGATCCGGAAACCCACCCCCAGACCGAAGACTACTGGGGCCGGGTGAACCCCATCGGCCCGCGCTCGTGCTACGACGAGGGCAAGCGCTGCGCCGAAACCCTGTTCAGCGACTACCACCGCCAGCACGGGGTGCCCATCCGCATTGCGCGCATCTTCAACACCTTCGGGCCGCGCATGCACCCCAACGATGGCCGCGTGGTCAGCAACTTCATCCTGCAGGCCTTGCAGGACAAGCCCATCACCATCTACGGCGACGGCAGCCAGACCCGTTCGTTCTGCTACGTGGACGACATGGTGGATGGCCTGACCGCGCTGATGCACGCCCCGGACAACGCGGACGACGCGCACCTGCCGGTGAACCTCGGCAACCCCGAGGAGCGCACCATCCTGAATCTTGCCGAGATCATCATCGAGTTCGTCAACTCGCGCTCGACCATCGACTTCCGCCCGCTGCCGCAGGACGACCCGCGCCGCCGCCGCCCGGACATCGCGCAGGCAAAGGAAAAGCTGGGCTGGGAGCCCAAGGTGAGCATGGAAGAGGGGCTGCGGAAGACCGTGGAGTATTTCGAGGGGTTGCTGAGGTCGCGGCGGGAAGAAGGGGCGGAGGTGTAA